In Astatotilapia calliptera chromosome 16, fAstCal1.2, whole genome shotgun sequence, one genomic interval encodes:
- the LOC113008439 gene encoding tumor necrosis factor receptor superfamily member 14-like isoform X1, whose translation MTSGGNSLTAAVLLIIMMKVFSVLTQSCRSTMYQAQGLCCSKCPAGNRVKTDCTETAHTSCVACEDGTHMDKPSGLKQCTHCTICDLNLNVKKKRACTTTSDTICEPRDGFYCVDYDGVHCVEAQEHKPCNPGEYISQAGTAFRDTECSVCSYGTFSDGTLKFCRPHRPCESLNLKLIRPGNATTDAQCEEQDENVVLSWIITGCLLLILLIVILIALCLCRKEIGCLKRGEKIIVHLINLRKNEEKETEIELKILNEKPV comes from the exons ATGACTTCAGGAGGAAATTCTTTGACAGCTGCAGTGTTGCTG aTAATCATGATGAAAGTCTTCAGTGTCCTCACTCAATCATGTCGTTCAACAATGTATCAAGCACAAGGCCTGTGCTGTTCAAAGTGTCCTGCAG GAAATCGAGTCAAGACAGATTGCACAGAGACTGCACACACTTCCTGTGTGGCCTGCGAGGATGGAACCCACATGGATAAGCCCAGCGGACTCAAACAATGCACTCACTGCACAATCTGTGACCTAA AtttaaatgtgaagaaaaagagGGCATGCACAACAACATCAGATACAATTTGTGAACCACGGGATGGATTCTACTGTGTTGACTATGACGGTGTTCACTGTGTGGAAGCACAAGAACACAAACCCTGTAACCCAGGAGAATACATCAGCCAAGCAG GAACAGCCTTCAGAGACACTGAGTGCTCTGTGTGCAGCTATGGGACATTTTCAGATGGAACTTTAAAGTTTTGCCGGCCACACAGACC ATGTGAGTCACTAAACCTTAAGCTGATAAGACCAGGAAATGCTACAACTGATGCTCAGTGTGAAGAACAAGATGAGAATGTGGTTCTTTCTTGGATCATCACTGGTTGCCTGTTACTGATTTTATTAATTGTGATACTTATAGCTTTGTGTCTCTGTAGAAAGGAGATTGGATGTCTAAAACGAG gCGAAAAAATAATTGTACACCTAATCAACTTGAGGAAG aatgaagaaaaagaaacagaaatagaactgaaaatactgaatGAGAAACCAG tgtga